From Slackia heliotrinireducens DSM 20476:
CGGATCCATACCAGAACCCGACTCAGCCAGCCAGCTGTCCTTTTCCAATTTCACCTCGACTTCAAAACAGTACATGCCTCCCGCATCAAGCGCCCCGGCAGCCCCCATGGCCGCACCTATCAACGGCACTGGCTGAACGGAGTTTTGAATCACCACCGCGCACAAATCGCTCTGAGAATTCCCCTGCAGGTCCACAGCCCAATCGCCCTGGTGGAACAAGGGGGCATCAGGAACCGCCTTCAAATGGCGCTCAACCACGAAGCGCGCCGATGAAGCGTCCTCGGGTCGCAGCGTCGCAAGCATGCGGCATCCGTCAGCTGCGGCAGATTGCATCACAATGCGGTCGTACAGAATGATGCCCGGCTGGATAGCCATGAGCATCACAAGCAGCAGCACTGGTATGAGAAACGCAGCCTCAACTGTCGCCTGCCCGTTCGACGCCTTTTCCGCACGTTCAGAACAGCAACGCATCGACAAGTCCTTCCAATACCCGATGGGTCAGCGGCACAAGCGCTAAGTCGGCCGCGCGGCCGTCCGCAAAGAACTTCCAGATCGCACCCATCCCAACGATCAGCGACGCGAGCGCCGAGGCGACCACCGCGTATTCCACCGTCGATTGGCCGCACTCGCCTTCACGAGCCCTGGCGTCTTCTCTGCTCCTCATGTCAGCTACAAACCGTTGATGCTTGTGGCGATGGAGTTCCACAGCTCTTGGATCTTTGGTTTGAACAGGGTGATGGCCACAATGGCGATAACCACAAGCACCCCCACTAATAGTTTTGCGCATTTTCCTGATACAATGAGGTCAGGATAGAAAAAGGGGTCTGACATGGGTAAAGCAGAAAAAGAAATGCAAGGTAGACCGATGAAGGCGGCTATCTATACTCGTATCTCATTGGATAAGACAGGTGAGAAGGAAGGTATAGAGCGGCAGTTGCGCGACTGTCGGTTGATTTGTCGAATAAATAATTTCGAGGTCTACAAAGAGTATCCAGACAACTCAATATCAGCGTTCAGCACAGAAGCGCGTAGTGCTAAAGAACGCCCTCAGTTTGATGAAATGATTAAGGATTACAAAGAAGGCAAATTCGACGTAATCGTGGCATGGAAACTAGACAGACTTGTTCGGTCTGTTGCCGCGCTAGAAGATATGCTCAAAGAATTAGAAGGTCTTTGTATTTGCACGACCGACCTGGGCGGCATGGTTGATTTGCGCAACTCTGCGTCGATTTTACAAGTCCAAATCATGGCATCTATGGCTCAGTTTGAAAGTGCGCGTAAGAGCGAGCGCTTTAAAGACAAGTATCGAGACTCAGCCGCTCAAGGCTTTATGCGTTCGAACTCGAAACGTTCTTTTGGCTATACGCACAGGAACAAACAGATTAGAGAAGAAGCAAAAGCCGTCAGAGCCATATTTAAAGCTTATGCAGATGGCGCATATCTAGGATGGATAGCAGAAGCACTCAACGGCGAAGACAAGCACGGCTACGACTATATTCCGACCATTGAAACCGTAAGAGTGCGAGATGCCAAAGCAAAGAAAGAAGAACAAGAGCAGAGGAAGAAAGAGGGGAAACTAAAAGACGGAGAAAAGGAAATCGTCATTCCCAATTACAAGTGGACTACCCAGCGGCTAAGCCAGCTGATGCGGAATCCGAAATATGTCGGATGGGTCTATCACGCCCCTACTGGTGTAGATGGTAAACACCAGTCGTATTCGTCTGATAAATGGAATGACTACATCGTAAGGGATGATGACAACAATCCTATTAAGGCGAAAAACGTCACACCTATTATCGATGAACTGACGTGGTACAAGGTGCAAAGCCGATTAGAAGGAAACCTCGTTAACTGGGAGGGTAAGAGAATAACGAGGGGATATGGCAGAAAGAATATCGGTTCAGGAATTTATACGTGTATGAAATGCGGCGTACCACTAAAAACTGGCGGTAGAGCAAAAACAAAAAAGCACGACTATGGCATGACATATCACTGCCCTTCGTGTGGCATGTCCCGTACAGCAAAACACGTAGATAAATTCGTCTTGTACCAAGTGCGAAAGTTCATAGCGACTGATAAGTTTGAAGAAATTGCTCAGATGAACAATAGCGACGACCCCCGCATAGCGAAAATATCTGATGAGATAACTACTCTGAGACTTAGAATTGAACAAACGAATAAAGAGTGGTTGGATAGTTTGATACCAGGGTTATTGAGGTACGAAAAAGTAACGATGCTTGAGGGGCAAATAAAGCAGTTAGAAGCAGAACGAACAGCGTTATTACCTAACACGGCTTTAAGAGGTATCGCAGCATCTGATGACCGAGTAGCAGCTTTCGATGCAATAACAGATGCAAGAGCAATTGGAGCATTCATCGACTCAGTATTCACCGTTCAAGTTGACAGACACGCAAAAGGGAAAAGAGTCACACCACAGAGCAATGTTGATGAAATTAAAGTGGATTGGAAAGCGGGAATTGGAGAGCGGGAAACAGGCGAAATAGAACCTGAAATCGCCGAAGAAGAGCAAGAAGATTAGTGACGGCTAAGGAGCGTATTGGGCGCTCCTTAGCCTGTTACACGCGGATTGTTTGAGGGTTTATTCCTCAGCATCAGCTTCTTTCTTTTCGGCTATACCTGCCCTTCTGCGGTTCTTCTTCTCCTGCGCCATATCAACCACAGTTGACGAGAAGAAATCCGTTCCATATTGTTCTTCTATCGTCTTCTGGAACGACTCGTAGTACGTTTCGTCGGAGTTCTTGTGCTTGTGATTTTTCATGTAATCAATCATTATTTCGTTGAACGAGCGAGCTTTTGCT
This genomic window contains:
- a CDS encoding TadE/TadG family type IV pilus assembly protein, whose protein sequence is MRCCSERAEKASNGQATVEAAFLIPVLLLVMLMAIQPGIILYDRIVMQSAAADGCRMLATLRPEDASSARFVVERHLKAVPDAPLFHQGDWAVDLQGNSQSDLCAVVIQNSVQPVPLIGAAMGAAGALDAGGMYCFEVEVKLEKDSWLAESGSGMDPRSWVDRWEDKV
- a CDS encoding recombinase family protein, translating into MGKAEKEMQGRPMKAAIYTRISLDKTGEKEGIERQLRDCRLICRINNFEVYKEYPDNSISAFSTEARSAKERPQFDEMIKDYKEGKFDVIVAWKLDRLVRSVAALEDMLKELEGLCICTTDLGGMVDLRNSASILQVQIMASMAQFESARKSERFKDKYRDSAAQGFMRSNSKRSFGYTHRNKQIREEAKAVRAIFKAYADGAYLGWIAEALNGEDKHGYDYIPTIETVRVRDAKAKKEEQEQRKKEGKLKDGEKEIVIPNYKWTTQRLSQLMRNPKYVGWVYHAPTGVDGKHQSYSSDKWNDYIVRDDDNNPIKAKNVTPIIDELTWYKVQSRLEGNLVNWEGKRITRGYGRKNIGSGIYTCMKCGVPLKTGGRAKTKKHDYGMTYHCPSCGMSRTAKHVDKFVLYQVRKFIATDKFEEIAQMNNSDDPRIAKISDEITTLRLRIEQTNKEWLDSLIPGLLRYEKVTMLEGQIKQLEAERTALLPNTALRGIAASDDRVAAFDAITDARAIGAFIDSVFTVQVDRHAKGKRVTPQSNVDEIKVDWKAGIGERETGEIEPEIAEEEQED